One segment of Streptosporangium brasiliense DNA contains the following:
- a CDS encoding glycoside hydrolase family 15 protein: protein MSTRPIGDHALLSDCRSAALVTSDGSVDWLCFPRFDSPAVFARLLDEDAGHWSIRPAGPAEATRRYLEDSLVLETTFRNQDGTVVLLDALALGGRERGHSLGASSPGVLLREVTCVEGSVPLEMTYAPRPEFGLVHPLMEPVRGGLVARGGAHVLTLSAPVDLTVSDSTARAAVTLRAGQRLCLALQASWGWAPEPPRRHPWRVHRRLKDTVAGWRSWSRLHTGYRGPWQEQVGQSGRVLRALTFSPTGAIVAAATTSLPESVGGERNWDYRYTWIRDTSFTLQALATATCELEEASFFSFLARAAATELDRGVDLQIMYGVGGERDLSERLLPHLDGWRGSAPVRVGNDAWRQRQIDVYGELLDAAWQLYGDAGRLDRLTRSFLVGVAETAARRWQEPDQSLWEVRGPSRHYVHSKLMCWVALDRAVALAPTLGATGRVAEWERTRERIRAEILARGWSERVGAFTQTFETDDLDASVLMMPLVGFLPGDDPRVRATVEAVAAHLTDARGLVHRYHSADGLPGGEGTFLLCTFWLAHALALAGRGGPARKAFETAASYANDVGLLAEEVDSVTGEPIGNFPQAFSHIGLINAARAIRDTGG, encoded by the coding sequence TTGAGCACGCGACCGATCGGCGATCACGCCCTGCTGTCGGACTGCCGCTCCGCCGCGCTGGTCACCTCCGACGGTTCGGTGGACTGGCTGTGCTTCCCCCGCTTCGACAGCCCGGCGGTCTTCGCCCGGCTGCTCGACGAGGACGCCGGACACTGGTCCATCCGCCCCGCCGGCCCCGCCGAGGCCACCCGCAGGTATCTGGAGGACTCGCTGGTGCTGGAGACCACCTTCCGCAACCAGGACGGGACCGTGGTGCTCCTCGACGCGCTCGCCCTGGGTGGCCGGGAGCGCGGGCACTCGCTGGGCGCCTCCTCGCCGGGAGTGCTCCTGCGGGAGGTGACCTGCGTCGAGGGGAGCGTGCCGCTGGAGATGACGTACGCGCCGCGACCCGAGTTCGGGCTGGTCCACCCGCTGATGGAGCCGGTCCGCGGCGGCCTGGTCGCGCGCGGCGGCGCCCACGTCCTCACTCTGTCAGCCCCGGTCGACCTGACGGTGAGCGACTCCACCGCGCGCGCCGCGGTCACACTGCGGGCCGGGCAGCGCCTCTGCCTGGCGCTCCAGGCGAGCTGGGGCTGGGCGCCCGAGCCGCCGCGCCGGCACCCCTGGCGCGTCCACCGCCGCCTCAAGGACACCGTCGCGGGCTGGCGCTCCTGGTCCCGGCTGCACACCGGCTACCGGGGGCCCTGGCAGGAGCAGGTCGGCCAGAGCGGCCGGGTGCTGCGGGCGCTGACCTTCTCTCCCACCGGCGCCATCGTCGCGGCGGCCACCACCTCCCTGCCCGAGAGCGTCGGCGGGGAGCGGAACTGGGACTACCGCTACACGTGGATCCGGGACACCAGCTTCACCCTGCAGGCGCTCGCCACGGCCACGTGCGAGTTGGAGGAGGCGTCGTTCTTCTCCTTCCTGGCCCGCGCCGCGGCCACCGAGCTCGACCGCGGCGTGGACCTGCAGATCATGTACGGCGTCGGCGGCGAGCGTGACCTGAGCGAGCGGCTGCTGCCCCATCTGGACGGCTGGCGGGGCAGCGCCCCGGTCCGGGTCGGCAACGACGCGTGGCGCCAGCGCCAGATCGACGTGTACGGAGAGCTGCTCGACGCGGCCTGGCAGCTCTACGGCGACGCGGGCCGGCTCGATCGGCTCACCCGCTCCTTCCTGGTCGGCGTCGCCGAGACCGCCGCCCGCCGCTGGCAGGAGCCGGACCAGAGCCTCTGGGAGGTGCGCGGGCCCAGCCGCCACTACGTGCATTCGAAGCTGATGTGCTGGGTCGCCCTGGACCGGGCCGTCGCCCTGGCCCCCACCCTGGGGGCGACCGGCCGCGTCGCCGAGTGGGAGCGGACCAGGGAGCGGATCCGCGCCGAGATCCTGGCCCGGGGGTGGAGCGAGCGGGTGGGCGCCTTCACCCAGACCTTCGAGACCGACGACCTGGACGCGTCGGTGCTGATGATGCCCCTGGTCGGCTTCCTGCCCGGCGACGACCCCCGCGTCCGGGCCACGGTGGAGGCCGTCGCCGCGCACCTGACCGACGCGCGTGGCCTGGTCCACCGCTATCACAGCGCCGACGGCCTGCCGGGCGGGGAGGGCACGTTCCTGCTGTGCACCTTCTGGCTCGCCCACGCCCTGGCCCTCGCCGGCCGGGGCGGGCCCGCCAGGAAGGCGTTCGAGACCGCCGCGTCATACGCCAACGACGTCGGTCTCCTGGCCGAGGAGGTCGACTCGGTCACCGGCGAGCCCATCGGGAACTTCCCGCAGGCGTTCAGCCACATCGGTCTGATCAACGCCGCCCGCGCCATCCGCGACACCGGCGGGTGA
- a CDS encoding DUF6183 family protein: protein MISHEIMSGPHGPALSRVPGDAGALAELVRGQYGDDQYGGRHGGGRQDGRIRDLAALLAEQRPLHHLLPLLERVPAEPDAWAELVACLAQELVVRRVNLARVPAAVRCAAALRELGHPLAGLPLKRTRAERQADAACSGPGWTPYRRLPVPEHPEITRLLQDPAGPEGPVAGGGGERPTPRWDAWLARGGAPGRGAEIVSTREDGRLITAAVEHWSSPGEAMIIELPRCLDPRGLVPLGVNTFLPDAFGARIALNGERAGLSAVVGELFTMAYCDATYSRGLRGGYGRLKAWQSVAGFVRAPAEASVHRVNELAARWRWMAFRTTRRQPYWVYQELAIGALSPRGDVLSLLVSHDTD from the coding sequence ATGATCTCGCACGAGATCATGAGCGGGCCGCACGGGCCGGCCCTGTCGCGCGTCCCGGGCGACGCCGGGGCGCTGGCCGAGCTGGTGCGCGGCCAGTACGGCGATGACCAGTACGGCGGCCGGCACGGTGGCGGCCGGCAGGACGGCCGGATCCGAGACCTGGCCGCGCTGCTGGCCGAGCAGCGGCCGCTCCACCACCTGCTGCCCCTGCTGGAGCGCGTGCCCGCCGAGCCGGACGCGTGGGCGGAGCTGGTCGCCTGCCTGGCGCAGGAGCTGGTGGTGCGCCGCGTCAACCTGGCCCGGGTGCCCGCGGCGGTGCGGTGCGCGGCCGCCCTGCGGGAGCTGGGCCACCCCCTGGCCGGGCTGCCCCTGAAGCGCACCCGGGCGGAGCGCCAGGCGGACGCGGCCTGCTCCGGCCCCGGCTGGACGCCCTACCGCCGGCTCCCCGTCCCGGAGCACCCGGAGATCACGCGGCTCCTCCAGGACCCGGCCGGACCGGAGGGTCCGGTGGCCGGGGGAGGAGGGGAGCGCCCCACCCCGCGGTGGGACGCCTGGCTCGCGCGTGGAGGGGCTCCGGGTCGCGGAGCCGAGATCGTGAGCACCCGGGAGGACGGGCGGCTGATCACCGCCGCGGTGGAGCACTGGAGCTCGCCGGGGGAGGCGATGATCATCGAGCTCCCCCGGTGTCTCGACCCCCGGGGGCTGGTGCCCCTGGGAGTGAACACGTTCCTGCCGGATGCCTTCGGCGCCCGGATCGCGCTGAACGGCGAGCGGGCCGGGCTGAGCGCGGTGGTGGGCGAGCTGTTCACCATGGCCTACTGCGACGCCACCTACTCCCGAGGGCTCCGCGGCGGGTACGGCAGGCTGAAGGCGTGGCAGTCGGTCGCCGGGTTCGTGCGCGCCCCGGCCGAGGCGTCCGTCCACCGGGTCAACGAGCTCGCCGCCCGGTGGCGATGGATGGCGTTCAGGACCACCAGGCGGCAGCCGTACTGGGTGTACCAGGAGCTCGCGATCGGCGCGCTCAGCCCGCGCGGAGACGTGCTGAGCCTGCTGGTCTCCCACGACACCGACTAG
- a CDS encoding AfsR/SARP family transcriptional regulator, with protein sequence MLFQLLGPVRIQDGDSPVRITAPKQRTVLAMLLARAGYVVPVRSLVAEVWDEPPRSAVANLRTYLMQLRRLLPPSADPAVERLVTSDAGYLLRVAPAEFDLFQFEVLAAHGRQALARRDLVAAQNAYTRALALWRGRAAEDAPLGPTLREVVARLTDQYLSATEEYTEIQLAIGSPMAAAERLRELIGQHPLRERLYGQLMVALYRCGDVVGALDVFAMARRTLADELGLDPGPELRRLHQAVLRRDADLMTPTVPPAAPVTVSPAAPPAGDGSVTGWPENGQAGNGHPLPRQLPREPALFVGRSAELARMLTALCADPEPGAPPPVLALHGPGGVGKSTLALRAAYAVAGRYVDGQLYVDLQGSSPGLPPLQPAEVLGRFLRALGVPNGEVPAAPAEAAAHYQSLLADRRVLVVLDNAVDAAQVAPLLPAGGGCAVLVTSRAALTTMDAVPIVVGVLDEADSVRMLGLLAGPSRVDAEGGAAADIACRCGYHPLALRIAGARLAARPDWSLARFGERLRNQQRRLDELQAADLAVRSCFEVSYGTLAGGAGPARGAAARAFRLFGVLDVPEVSVGLAAALLDVDPEAAETTLDELTEARLLEPVGDGRFRMHDLLRLFAAELAVAHDPADDRARAVRHALDWYLDLCGQMNDLVQPHLRSMTGPPGGRDAGVTLRSPAEAVRWFETELPCLVAAATQAAGEPETARFVTDLVPLVRSLATKCGYWQELETVVRLAVEVARRHDNRIGEASTLATLGVVEWRIGRIDAARGCMRHALGLWRDLGDREAEGLALHNLGWLSMRVDDLDDALGHITAGLRLLEEHGSNRVGMVRHNLGEVLLRLGRSAEAADCLEQCLEIRRSDGDSFGESITLAALGRAYCLLDRREQALATLADAVRHCREIGNREDEWEVLLTRSEVWLRHGDPAAAAADLARVLELVARAGDAYGQAAATRQLARAHTALGDPGAAERYARRAEELFASPAVRRDPVLETLLTARL encoded by the coding sequence ATGTTGTTTCAACTCCTCGGCCCGGTGCGGATCCAGGACGGCGACTCACCCGTACGGATCACGGCGCCGAAACAGCGCACGGTCCTCGCCATGCTGCTCGCGCGCGCCGGCTACGTCGTCCCGGTCCGGTCGTTGGTGGCCGAGGTGTGGGACGAGCCGCCGCGCTCGGCGGTGGCGAACCTGCGCACCTACCTCATGCAGCTGCGCAGGCTGCTGCCCCCCTCCGCCGACCCGGCCGTCGAGCGGCTGGTCACCTCGGACGCCGGTTACCTGCTCCGGGTCGCGCCGGCCGAGTTCGACCTCTTCCAGTTCGAGGTGCTCGCCGCGCACGGCCGCCAGGCGCTGGCCCGGCGGGATCTCGTGGCGGCTCAGAACGCCTACACCCGGGCGCTCGCCCTGTGGCGGGGCAGGGCGGCCGAGGACGCGCCGCTGGGCCCGACCCTGCGCGAGGTGGTCGCCCGGCTCACCGACCAGTATCTGAGCGCGACGGAGGAGTACACGGAGATCCAGCTCGCGATCGGCAGCCCCATGGCGGCGGCCGAGCGCCTGCGCGAGCTGATCGGGCAGCACCCCCTGCGGGAGCGGCTGTACGGCCAGCTGATGGTGGCCCTGTACCGGTGCGGTGACGTCGTCGGCGCGCTGGACGTGTTCGCGATGGCCCGCCGGACCCTGGCCGACGAGCTCGGGCTCGACCCCGGACCTGAGCTGCGCCGCCTGCACCAGGCGGTGCTGCGCCGGGACGCGGACCTGATGACCCCCACCGTCCCTCCCGCCGCGCCTGTCACCGTCTCCCCCGCCGCGCCGCCGGCCGGGGACGGCTCCGTGACCGGGTGGCCGGAGAACGGGCAGGCCGGGAACGGGCATCCGCTCCCGCGCCAGCTGCCGCGGGAGCCGGCGCTGTTCGTGGGCCGGTCGGCCGAGCTCGCCCGGATGCTCACCGCGCTGTGCGCGGACCCGGAGCCGGGCGCGCCGCCGCCGGTGCTGGCGCTGCACGGCCCCGGCGGCGTCGGCAAGTCGACACTGGCGCTGCGGGCGGCGTACGCCGTGGCCGGCCGCTACGTCGACGGCCAGCTCTACGTCGATCTGCAGGGGTCGAGCCCGGGCCTGCCACCGTTGCAGCCCGCCGAGGTGCTCGGCCGCTTCCTGCGGGCCCTGGGGGTGCCCAACGGCGAGGTTCCCGCGGCTCCGGCGGAGGCGGCCGCCCACTACCAGTCGTTGCTGGCCGACCGGCGAGTCCTGGTCGTCCTCGACAACGCCGTCGACGCCGCCCAGGTGGCGCCGTTGCTGCCGGCGGGCGGTGGCTGCGCGGTGCTGGTCACCAGCAGGGCGGCGCTGACCACCATGGACGCCGTGCCGATCGTTGTCGGGGTGCTCGACGAGGCGGACTCGGTGCGGATGCTCGGGCTGCTGGCGGGTCCGTCGCGAGTGGACGCCGAGGGCGGGGCCGCGGCCGACATCGCGTGCCGATGCGGATATCACCCGCTGGCGCTGCGCATCGCCGGCGCCCGCCTCGCCGCCCGCCCTGACTGGTCGCTCGCGCGGTTCGGCGAGCGGCTGCGCAACCAGCAGCGGCGGCTGGACGAGCTGCAGGCCGCCGACCTGGCCGTCCGCTCCTGTTTCGAGGTCAGCTACGGAACGCTGGCCGGCGGCGCGGGCCCTGCCAGGGGCGCGGCGGCGCGCGCCTTCCGGCTGTTCGGTGTGCTCGACGTGCCCGAGGTCAGCGTCGGGCTCGCCGCCGCGCTCCTCGACGTCGATCCGGAGGCGGCCGAGACCACGCTCGACGAGCTGACGGAGGCCCGTCTGCTGGAGCCGGTCGGCGACGGGCGGTTCCGCATGCACGACCTGCTGAGGCTGTTCGCCGCCGAGCTGGCCGTGGCTCACGATCCGGCGGACGACCGGGCACGGGCCGTCCGGCACGCCCTGGACTGGTACCTCGACCTGTGCGGGCAGATGAACGATCTGGTGCAACCGCACCTGCGATCCATGACAGGCCCGCCGGGTGGACGGGACGCCGGGGTGACCCTTCGGAGCCCGGCCGAGGCGGTGCGGTGGTTCGAGACCGAGCTGCCCTGCCTGGTCGCGGCCGCCACCCAGGCGGCCGGAGAGCCGGAGACGGCCCGTTTCGTCACCGATCTGGTGCCGTTGGTCAGGTCTCTGGCGACGAAGTGCGGATACTGGCAGGAGCTCGAGACCGTCGTCCGGCTCGCCGTCGAGGTGGCGCGCCGGCACGACAACCGGATCGGGGAGGCGTCCACGCTGGCGACGCTGGGGGTGGTGGAGTGGCGGATCGGCCGGATCGACGCCGCTCGCGGGTGCATGCGCCATGCGCTCGGGCTCTGGCGCGATCTGGGTGATCGGGAGGCGGAGGGGCTGGCGCTGCACAACCTGGGCTGGCTGAGCATGCGCGTCGACGACCTCGACGACGCCCTCGGCCACATCACCGCGGGCCTGCGGCTGCTGGAGGAGCACGGGTCCAACCGGGTCGGCATGGTCAGGCACAACCTGGGCGAGGTCCTGCTGCGGCTGGGCCGTTCCGCCGAGGCGGCCGACTGCCTCGAACAGTGCCTGGAGATCCGGAGGTCGGACGGCGACTCCTTCGGGGAGAGCATCACCCTGGCCGCGCTCGGCCGCGCCTACTGCCTGCTCGACCGCCGGGAGCAGGCCCTGGCCACGCTCGCGGACGCGGTGCGCCACTGCCGGGAGATCGGTAACCGGGAGGACGAGTGGGAGGTGCTGCTCACCCGGTCCGAGGTCTGGCTGCGGCACGGCGATCCGGCCGCCGCGGCGGCCGACCTGGCCCGGGTCCTGGAGCTGGTGGCCCGGGCGGGGGACGCCTACGGCCAGGCCGCCGCCACCCGCCAGCTCGCCAGGGCGCACACCGCGCTGGGCGACCCGGGCGCCGCCGAGCGGTACGCCCGCCGGGCCGAGGAGCTCTTCGCCTCGCCCGCCGTACGGCGTGATCCGGTGTTGGAGACGCTGCTCACCGCCCGGTTGTAG
- a CDS encoding ABC transporter ATP-binding protein — protein sequence MSPVSDTEPDGGRLRRLSRHVATVAPLCWRVGPGPALSQLAATVVGGLLPMGTVWATKLLVDGLSAGRTDRVLLPVCGLIVLGLAAGALPHLTAYLQAEMERRLDRLMQDRLYTAVSGFQGLSRFENPDFLDRLRMAAQATGGALRPITSGLFDIGRNIITLVSLLAALAVLSPLMAGLVALAAVPALAARMSLEKRRTKMIAGQSAGIRRQILYSSLITDVQAAKEVRLFGLGGFLKGRMFGELATIQAGERRLDRREALTQSVLAVLSAAVSGAGLIWAVQAAVAGRLTLGDVTAFAAAVAGTQAALIATVENAAHVRQALSLFGYHEQVTSLPDDLPPPRSAAALPALRRGIELRDVWFRYDDSHPWVLRGVDLTIPHGASVALVGLNGAGKSTLIKLLCRFYDPSRGTILWDGTDIREVPPAELRARMGVLFQDYMSYDLTAAENIGVGEIAALPDRARVQAAARMAGVHETLQALPRGYDTLLSRIFFGDGDEDDPQAGVVLSGGQWQRVALARALLREGRDLLILDEPSSGLDARAEHEMHRRLRGHRAGRTSLLVSHRLGAVRDADLIVVLDGGRITERGTHADLTAAGGEYARLFEMQASGYREDAGVQ from the coding sequence ATGTCTCCGGTCTCGGACACGGAGCCGGACGGGGGCCGGCTCCGCCGCCTGTCGCGCCACGTCGCGACGGTGGCACCGCTGTGCTGGCGGGTCGGTCCCGGGCCGGCCCTGTCCCAGCTGGCGGCGACCGTCGTCGGCGGCCTGCTGCCCATGGGGACCGTGTGGGCGACGAAGCTTCTCGTCGACGGACTGTCGGCCGGCCGTACCGACCGTGTGCTGCTGCCCGTCTGCGGTCTCATCGTCCTGGGACTGGCCGCCGGGGCGCTGCCGCATCTCACCGCCTATCTGCAGGCCGAGATGGAGCGCAGGCTGGACCGCCTGATGCAGGACCGCCTGTACACCGCGGTGAGCGGCTTCCAGGGCCTGTCGCGGTTCGAGAACCCCGATTTCCTGGACAGGCTGCGGATGGCCGCGCAGGCGACGGGCGGCGCGCTGCGGCCGATCACCTCCGGCCTGTTCGACATCGGACGCAACATCATCACGCTGGTCAGCCTTCTCGCCGCCCTGGCCGTGCTGAGCCCGCTCATGGCGGGGCTGGTGGCGCTGGCTGCGGTCCCCGCCCTGGCCGCCCGGATGTCGCTGGAGAAGCGGCGGACGAAGATGATCGCCGGGCAGTCCGCGGGGATCCGGCGGCAGATCCTCTACTCCTCCCTCATCACCGACGTGCAGGCCGCCAAGGAGGTCCGGCTCTTCGGGCTGGGCGGCTTCCTCAAGGGCCGGATGTTCGGGGAGCTGGCCACCATTCAGGCCGGTGAGCGGCGGCTGGACCGGCGGGAGGCGCTCACCCAGTCGGTGCTGGCGGTGCTGTCGGCCGCGGTCAGCGGCGCGGGACTGATCTGGGCGGTGCAGGCCGCCGTGGCCGGCCGGCTGACCCTCGGCGACGTGACCGCGTTCGCCGCGGCCGTGGCCGGGACGCAGGCCGCGCTGATCGCGACGGTGGAGAACGCCGCCCATGTCCGCCAGGCGCTGTCCCTGTTCGGCTACCACGAGCAGGTGACGTCGCTCCCCGACGACCTGCCGCCGCCGCGGTCGGCCGCCGCGCTGCCCGCGCTACGGCGGGGCATCGAGCTGCGCGACGTGTGGTTCCGCTACGACGACAGCCATCCGTGGGTGCTGAGGGGGGTCGACCTGACGATCCCCCACGGCGCGTCGGTCGCGCTGGTGGGGCTCAACGGAGCCGGCAAGAGCACCCTGATCAAGCTGCTGTGCCGGTTCTACGACCCGTCCCGGGGGACGATCCTCTGGGACGGGACGGACATCCGGGAGGTCCCACCGGCCGAGCTGCGCGCCAGGATGGGTGTGCTCTTCCAGGACTACATGAGCTACGACCTGACGGCGGCGGAGAACATCGGGGTGGGCGAGATCGCCGCGCTGCCGGACCGCGCCCGCGTCCAGGCCGCGGCCAGGATGGCCGGCGTCCACGAGACCCTCCAGGCACTGCCCCGCGGCTACGACACCCTGCTGAGCCGGATCTTCTTCGGCGACGGGGACGAGGACGACCCGCAGGCCGGGGTGGTGCTGTCGGGAGGCCAGTGGCAGCGGGTGGCCCTGGCCCGCGCGCTGCTGCGCGAGGGGCGTGACCTGCTCATTCTCGACGAGCCCAGCTCGGGCCTGGACGCCCGGGCCGAGCACGAGATGCACCGGCGGCTGCGCGGGCACCGCGCCGGCCGTACTAGTCTGCTCGTGTCGCACCGGCTCGGCGCGGTCCGCGACGCGGACCTGATCGTCGTGCTCGACGGCGGCCGGATCACCGAGCGGGGGACGCACGCCGACCTCACGGCGGCGGGCGGGGAGTACGCCCGGCTGTTCGAGATGCAGGCGAGCGGCTACCGCGAGGACGCCGGCGTCCAGTGA
- a CDS encoding DUF4142 domain-containing protein, which translates to MALRTPLTAIAATSAAVLALLGGTPASALAPTPTPTPTSMSSGKDQPSAQDRQFMVQAHQGNLAEIAAGKLAQRKGTSKDVRAIGALLVADHAKLDRKLRDVARRLRVSLPHEATARQQTKAKELGALSGAEFDKAWTKAMIYGHRAALAAARKEADSGSLPQVEALAKASQPVIQDHLDKLLAAQKSLGALGAVPPRTVQVAAAPQAATG; encoded by the coding sequence ATGGCACTACGGACCCCGCTCACGGCGATCGCGGCGACCTCCGCTGCCGTGCTGGCGTTGCTGGGTGGCACGCCGGCCTCGGCCCTGGCACCGACACCCACACCCACGCCGACGTCGATGTCATCGGGTAAGGATCAGCCGTCCGCACAGGACAGGCAGTTCATGGTCCAGGCGCACCAGGGCAACCTCGCCGAGATCGCCGCCGGCAAGCTCGCCCAGCGCAAGGGGACGTCCAAGGACGTCCGCGCGATCGGGGCCCTGCTCGTCGCCGACCACGCCAAGCTCGACCGCAAGCTCAGGGACGTCGCGCGGCGTCTCAGGGTGTCCCTGCCCCACGAGGCGACGGCGCGCCAGCAGACCAAGGCCAAGGAGCTGGGCGCCCTGTCCGGCGCGGAGTTCGACAAGGCCTGGACCAAAGCGATGATCTACGGCCACCGCGCGGCCCTGGCCGCCGCCAGGAAGGAGGCCGACAGCGGGTCGCTGCCCCAGGTCGAGGCGCTCGCCAAGGCCAGCCAGCCGGTCATCCAGGACCACCTCGACAAGTTGCTCGCCGCCCAGAAGTCCCTCGGCGCCCTGGGGGCGGTCCCGCCGCGGACGGTCCAGGTGGCGGCCGCGCCGCAGGCGGCCACCGGTTGA
- a CDS encoding papain-like cysteine protease family protein: protein MALKAGDLAALGNTPITIRSGAFHNVHLRLDGRTVTSFTSSGGGTVNCQYGPTSSSERFRVRPQVDGSIALESVAFPNVYLRMDGSAVTAYTSSGGGTVNCQYGGAGPYEKFRVVNRDYDLVSLQSVAFPNVYLRMDGYLVNVYSSAGSGTVNCQYTGDGPNEMFVLDAVDEQRLDFAMQYQEQTYWCWSATAVSVAAFFNPATTWTQCSMVNAEFGLNTCCGPAASDTGSCNKPWYTDKALSRVGHYRDWLAGALSLNQIRVELQAPSPIGVRVQWRGGGGHAVVVRGCYNSGGVDYVSVADPWYGTSEVPYDTFRNNYQGSGLWDATYRTKR from the coding sequence ATGGCGTTGAAAGCAGGCGACCTGGCGGCACTCGGCAACACCCCCATCACGATTCGGTCCGGGGCCTTCCACAACGTGCATCTCCGCTTGGACGGCCGGACGGTTACCTCCTTCACCAGCTCCGGCGGCGGAACGGTCAACTGCCAGTACGGACCCACGAGCTCGTCGGAGAGATTCCGGGTCCGCCCCCAGGTCGACGGTTCGATCGCGCTGGAATCGGTCGCCTTCCCGAACGTGTACCTGCGGATGGACGGCTCTGCCGTGACGGCGTACACCAGCTCCGGAGGCGGGACGGTCAACTGCCAGTACGGCGGCGCCGGACCGTATGAGAAGTTCCGCGTCGTCAACCGGGACTACGATCTGGTCTCGCTGCAATCGGTCGCCTTCCCGAACGTGTACCTGCGCATGGACGGCTATCTCGTGAACGTGTACTCAAGCGCAGGAAGCGGGACGGTCAACTGCCAATACACCGGTGACGGGCCGAACGAGATGTTCGTCCTCGACGCGGTGGACGAACAGCGGCTCGACTTCGCGATGCAGTACCAGGAGCAGACCTACTGGTGCTGGTCGGCCACCGCGGTCAGCGTCGCGGCCTTCTTCAACCCGGCCACCACGTGGACCCAGTGTTCCATGGTCAACGCCGAGTTCGGGCTCAACACCTGCTGCGGTCCGGCCGCATCCGACACCGGCAGCTGTAACAAGCCCTGGTACACGGACAAAGCGCTGAGCCGGGTCGGGCATTACCGCGACTGGCTGGCGGGCGCCCTGAGCCTGAACCAGATCCGCGTTGAACTGCAGGCCCCCAGCCCGATCGGGGTACGTGTCCAATGGCGCGGCGGCGGCGGACATGCCGTGGTCGTCCGCGGATGCTACAACTCCGGCGGGGTCGACTACGTCAGCGTGGCCGATCCTTGGTACGGCACCTCTGAGGTGCCCTATGACACCTTCCGCAACAACTACCAGGGCTCGGGACTCTGGGACGCCACCTACCGGACCAAGCGGTAA
- a CDS encoding MauE/DoxX family redox-associated membrane protein, which translates to MIGCRALLAGVFVIALAGKVRGRAAFDEFVASIVALGMFPRAGSVPAAYAVLGAEAVVVLSLALPSTVLLGFAAAMMLLAALTAGILAAVRRGRRAPCRCFGASAAPLGRAHVVRNLVLLLVGGTGLTAGAVAGDAGAHPAGIVLALVAAAVGVLSVVRLDDLLGLFTTSVSPR; encoded by the coding sequence ATGATCGGATGCCGGGCGTTGCTGGCCGGCGTCTTCGTGATCGCGCTGGCGGGCAAGGTCCGCGGGCGAGCGGCGTTCGACGAGTTCGTGGCCTCGATCGTGGCCCTGGGGATGTTCCCGCGCGCCGGGTCCGTGCCGGCGGCGTACGCCGTGCTGGGGGCGGAGGCCGTGGTGGTCCTGTCGCTCGCGCTGCCGTCCACCGTGCTCCTGGGGTTCGCGGCCGCGATGATGCTGCTCGCCGCTCTGACCGCCGGCATCCTGGCCGCCGTGCGCCGGGGGCGGCGCGCGCCGTGCCGCTGTTTCGGAGCCTCCGCCGCGCCGCTCGGCAGGGCGCACGTGGTGCGCAATCTCGTCCTGCTGCTGGTCGGCGGCACCGGGCTCACGGCGGGGGCCGTCGCCGGCGACGCCGGGGCGCACCCGGCAGGGATCGTCCTCGCGCTGGTCGCCGCCGCCGTGGGCGTCCTGTCCGTGGTGCGTCTCGACGACCTGCTGGGCCTGTTCACCACCTCCGTCTCACCGCGATGA